One window from the genome of Candidatus Krumholzibacteriia bacterium encodes:
- a CDS encoding penicillin-binding transpeptidase domain-containing protein, with protein sequence MTSRAQKRRLCVVGGVFVIAILGLWGRLVQVQYLRHDAYAARAAEQRESSVEVAATRGGIFDRDGRPLALNIRRCSVAVQPDRVKDAAGVSRVLSAKLGVSRDVVRQKLRSRKSYVYVRHDAMLDETARTELARLRGVAVEVKANRIYPYDAVGSKVVGFVSRENRGLSGVEAAYDDALRGAPGREKIIRNGVYESERYYRFVDRKPRDGKHVYLTIDATVQDIAENELRRAVVENDARGGAIIVMEVATGDVLALAEAPAVGTRDGSSRADSLWTLRSVSHIYEPGSTFKLVTAAALLEKSSVAPADSFDAEDGRADLGFAVIRDPHPHRYLTVEEAFALSSNIVMAKAVSTLSAGDFYGYAHLFGFGARTGIGLPGESAGTVPEIGRWSARTKATMAFGQEVAVTPIQMLNAFASIANGGLMMMPRLVKAVVDPATGEAARSEPVVVRRVVTEETAAILREFCLNVVEEGTAKAARVEFMRVAGKTGTAQKAGQRGYVANKYISSFVGFAPYESPRIACLVMLDEPHWSARFGGDSAAPVFARVCRSLASATPIFDDVLSVETLAVAADSGRRNAAPNFLRMERQAALDYARRRGSNVLVQGDGGRVVAQVPAPGARMDRNGVIRLLVAAGGVDGRTRGDFERNARLRMAYRDASAAGRRDDDQAGLGAIARTMAIAGQAAVASAMVGR encoded by the coding sequence GTGACGAGCCGCGCTCAAAAGCGGCGCCTGTGCGTTGTGGGCGGTGTATTCGTCATCGCCATTCTGGGTCTGTGGGGCCGGCTGGTGCAGGTGCAGTACCTGCGCCACGACGCCTACGCGGCGCGCGCCGCCGAGCAGCGCGAATCCTCGGTCGAGGTGGCGGCCACGCGCGGCGGTATCTTCGACCGTGATGGGCGGCCGCTCGCGCTGAATATCCGCCGCTGCTCGGTGGCCGTGCAACCGGATCGCGTGAAGGACGCAGCGGGTGTCAGTCGTGTCCTGTCCGCGAAGCTCGGCGTCTCCCGGGATGTGGTGCGGCAGAAGCTGCGCTCCCGCAAGTCATACGTGTACGTCAGGCATGATGCGATGCTGGACGAGACCGCGCGCACGGAGCTGGCCCGTCTGCGCGGCGTTGCGGTGGAGGTCAAGGCCAACCGCATCTACCCGTACGATGCGGTCGGCAGCAAGGTGGTCGGTTTTGTCAGCCGGGAGAACCGGGGGCTCTCCGGTGTGGAGGCCGCCTACGACGACGCGCTGCGCGGCGCACCCGGGCGCGAGAAGATAATTCGCAACGGCGTGTACGAAAGCGAACGCTATTACCGCTTCGTCGACCGCAAGCCGCGTGACGGCAAGCACGTGTATCTGACCATCGACGCCACCGTGCAGGACATCGCGGAGAACGAACTGCGCCGAGCGGTGGTCGAGAACGACGCGCGAGGCGGCGCCATCATCGTCATGGAGGTTGCCACCGGCGACGTGCTGGCCCTGGCGGAGGCGCCGGCAGTGGGGACGCGCGATGGCTCATCGCGCGCCGACTCGCTGTGGACGCTGCGCAGCGTATCGCACATCTACGAACCCGGATCCACCTTCAAGCTGGTCACCGCGGCCGCCCTGCTGGAGAAGTCTTCGGTGGCGCCCGCCGATTCCTTCGACGCCGAGGACGGGCGCGCCGATCTCGGCTTCGCGGTCATCCGCGATCCCCATCCGCACCGCTACCTCACCGTGGAGGAGGCCTTCGCACTCTCCAGTAATATCGTGATGGCCAAGGCGGTAAGCACGCTCTCCGCGGGCGATTTCTATGGATACGCGCACCTGTTCGGGTTCGGCGCGCGCACCGGGATCGGCCTGCCTGGAGAGTCGGCCGGCACCGTGCCGGAGATCGGCCGCTGGTCGGCGCGTACCAAGGCCACCATGGCGTTCGGCCAGGAAGTGGCGGTAACACCGATACAGATGCTGAACGCCTTTGCCTCCATCGCCAACGGCGGTCTCATGATGATGCCGCGTCTGGTGAAGGCGGTCGTCGATCCGGCCACCGGTGAGGCGGCGCGCTCCGAGCCGGTGGTGGTTCGCCGCGTGGTGACCGAAGAGACCGCGGCGATACTGCGCGAGTTCTGCCTGAACGTGGTCGAGGAGGGCACCGCCAAGGCCGCACGCGTGGAGTTCATGCGCGTCGCGGGCAAGACCGGCACCGCGCAGAAGGCGGGCCAGCGCGGCTACGTCGCCAACAAGTACATTTCGAGCTTCGTCGGATTCGCGCCCTACGAGAGCCCGCGCATCGCCTGCCTGGTCATGCTCGACGAGCCGCACTGGTCGGCCCGTTTCGGCGGTGACTCCGCGGCGCCCGTCTTTGCGCGCGTGTGCCGCAGCCTGGCCAGCGCCACCCCCATCTTCGACGATGTTCTCTCCGTGGAGACGCTCGCGGTTGCCGCCGATTCCGGCCGGCGCAATGCCGCGCCGAACTTCCTGCGCATGGAACGCCAGGCCGCGCTGGACTACGCGCGCCGGCGTGGCAGCAACGTGCTCGTGCAGGGCGATGGCGGACGCGTGGTGGCGCAGGTGCCCGCACCCGGGGCGAGGATGGATCGCAATGGCGTCATTCGCCTGCTGGTTGCGGCCGGCGGCGTGGACGGGCGCACGCGGGGCGACTTCGAACGCAACGCGCGCCTGCGAATGGCGTACCGCGACGCCTCGGCCGCGGGCAGGCGCGATGACGATCAAGCGGGTCTCGGCGCGATTGCACGCACCATGGCCATCGCCGGCCAGGCGGCGGTTGCGAGCGCCATGGTGGGGCGTTAG
- a CDS encoding putative lipid II flippase FtsW, translating into MRQGTVESTGRPSTRGQEMLRMVMDTRILVITMFLMAIGVSLVLSSSSFFAGGKFGDEFALMRNHATRCLVAVVVLFLASRVDYRVYRKAAPMLLLTGLVLMAGLFVFGANIRDTQRWYIIPFIKTTLQPSEIARTGLVFFLAYWIAKRGNDIADFRRGFLPAAAAIGLVAGLSAAMPNFGTAVATILISLIILFVGGARLLHIGAFMAAGAALAAFALIRYDYVRERVAAFLGHGGSPTGMNWQVDQSLIALGSGGLFGVGFGHSEQKLSWLPDAYTDFIFSIVGEEGGLLFTLLVSGAFLAITLRALKISHECSDRFGQLLGVGIAASLFVYAILNMYVVTGLFPVTGLPLPFLSYGGSALVVNAFAVGVLLNLSRRRVSARRGAPMSWAPWPAAGTR; encoded by the coding sequence GTGCGGCAGGGCACCGTCGAATCGACCGGACGTCCGTCCACGCGTGGCCAGGAAATGCTGCGCATGGTGATGGACACCCGCATCCTGGTGATCACCATGTTCCTGATGGCGATCGGGGTGAGCCTGGTGCTCTCCTCGAGTTCGTTCTTCGCGGGAGGGAAGTTCGGCGATGAGTTTGCCCTCATGCGCAACCACGCCACCCGCTGCCTGGTGGCCGTTGTGGTGCTGTTTCTGGCCTCGCGCGTGGACTACCGGGTCTATCGCAAGGCCGCGCCCATGCTGCTGCTCACCGGGCTGGTCCTGATGGCCGGGTTGTTCGTGTTTGGGGCCAACATCCGCGACACACAACGCTGGTACATCATTCCCTTCATCAAGACCACACTGCAGCCGTCCGAGATTGCGCGCACCGGACTGGTGTTCTTCCTGGCGTACTGGATTGCGAAACGGGGAAACGACATTGCCGACTTCCGCCGCGGCTTTCTTCCCGCGGCGGCCGCCATCGGACTGGTGGCGGGGTTGTCGGCCGCCATGCCCAACTTCGGGACCGCCGTCGCCACCATTCTCATTTCGCTCATCATTCTTTTCGTGGGTGGCGCGCGTCTGCTGCACATTGGCGCGTTCATGGCCGCGGGCGCTGCGCTGGCCGCATTCGCCCTCATCCGCTACGACTACGTGCGCGAGCGCGTGGCCGCCTTTCTCGGTCACGGCGGGTCTCCCACCGGCATGAACTGGCAGGTGGACCAGTCGCTCATCGCGCTTGGCTCCGGTGGTCTTTTCGGTGTCGGTTTCGGTCACAGCGAACAGAAGCTGAGCTGGCTGCCGGACGCATATACCGACTTCATCTTCTCCATCGTGGGGGAAGAGGGCGGACTGTTGTTCACCCTGCTGGTGAGTGGTGCGTTTCTCGCCATCACCCTGCGCGCGCTGAAGATCTCGCACGAGTGCAGCGATCGTTTCGGCCAGCTGCTCGGCGTGGGCATCGCCGCGTCGCTGTTCGTCTATGCAATCCTCAACATGTACGTGGTGACGGGGCTGTTTCCGGTGACGGGCCTGCCACTTCCTTTCCTCAGCTACGGCGGATCAGCTCTGGTGGTGAACGCGTTCGCGGTGGGCGTGCTTCTCAATTTGTCGCGCCGGCGCGTCAGCGCGCGGCGCGGCGCACCGATGAGCTGGGCCCCGTGGCCGGCGGCGGGTACGCGATGA
- the murF gene encoding UDP-N-acetylmuramoyl-tripeptide--D-alanyl-D-alanine ligase: MIVRTLEWVRDELEAAGQLVDASLCADAALLAWSGATIDTRAECAGRLFFAIAGEHTDGHRFALNAYQAGSPAVIISSAAACGGLRAAGAPYFLVRDSRGALQELARGYRRHLDAQVVAVTGSSGKTTTKEYVRAVLRTKFRTHANRGNFNSQIGVPITILEADQHCEYLVCEVGANQIGEIDLLGALLRPDIVVITNIGDAHVGHFGSRGAIAREKGSILAHQTADGHAILPRDDDYFEKLSAIVQGRLSSFGRSPTADFRLANLSFGDGILSFTINGEPVGLSAVGDYNALNACAAFAVGDVCGVDAARQRDAFLSVRPMPGRGRIHTAAGVTIIDESYNASPASMRKSLAMLAQLDAGRRVAVLGDMKELGDASAAAHRGVGEEIARLKLDRVYWLGEEAKVVQGGVSAVAPDTTVHAHADLERLVSAVAADSRDGDVILVKASRACKLDEFATGLLGALVARN, translated from the coding sequence GTGATCGTCAGAACCCTGGAATGGGTGCGCGATGAGTTGGAGGCCGCCGGGCAACTGGTGGACGCGTCCCTCTGTGCGGACGCGGCCCTGCTCGCCTGGTCGGGCGCCACCATCGACACCCGCGCCGAGTGCGCGGGCCGTCTCTTCTTCGCCATCGCCGGGGAACATACCGACGGACATCGCTTCGCGCTGAACGCCTACCAGGCGGGAAGCCCCGCGGTGATCATTTCCAGCGCCGCCGCGTGCGGGGGGCTGCGGGCGGCGGGTGCCCCGTATTTCCTCGTGCGCGACTCACGTGGCGCGTTGCAGGAACTAGCGCGCGGCTACCGGCGGCACCTCGATGCACAGGTGGTGGCCGTGACCGGGTCGAGCGGCAAGACGACCACCAAGGAGTACGTTCGTGCCGTGCTGCGCACCAAGTTTCGTACCCACGCCAATCGGGGTAACTTCAACAGTCAGATCGGCGTGCCCATCACCATCCTGGAAGCCGACCAGCACTGCGAGTACCTGGTGTGCGAGGTGGGCGCCAACCAGATCGGCGAGATCGACCTGCTGGGCGCTCTGCTGCGCCCGGACATCGTGGTGATCACGAATATCGGCGACGCGCACGTGGGGCACTTCGGCTCGCGTGGCGCCATCGCGCGCGAAAAGGGATCGATCCTGGCCCATCAGACCGCGGATGGACACGCCATCCTGCCGCGCGACGACGACTATTTCGAGAAGCTGAGCGCCATCGTGCAGGGACGGCTCTCCAGCTTCGGCCGGTCGCCCACGGCCGACTTCAGGCTTGCGAACCTCTCGTTCGGGGACGGGATACTCTCGTTCACGATCAACGGGGAGCCGGTAGGCCTGTCAGCCGTGGGCGACTACAACGCGCTCAACGCGTGCGCGGCGTTCGCGGTGGGGGATGTGTGCGGTGTGGATGCGGCGCGCCAGCGCGACGCGTTCCTGTCCGTGCGTCCCATGCCGGGGCGCGGGCGGATTCACACCGCCGCCGGTGTCACCATCATCGACGAGTCTTACAATGCGAGCCCGGCCAGCATGCGCAAGTCACTGGCGATGCTCGCGCAACTCGACGCCGGCCGTCGCGTGGCGGTGCTGGGCGACATGAAGGAGCTGGGTGATGCATCCGCCGCCGCGCACCGCGGGGTCGGCGAGGAGATCGCTCGCTTGAAGCTCGATCGCGTCTACTGGCTGGGTGAGGAGGCGAAGGTCGTGCAGGGCGGTGTCAGCGCGGTGGCGCCGGACACGACCGTGCATGCCCACGCGGATCTCGAGCGGCTGGTGTCGGCGGTGGCCGCGGACAGCCGCGATGGGGACGTGATTCTCGTCAAGGCATCACGGGCGTGCAAGCTGGATGAATTCGCGACCGGGCTTCTCGGCGCGCTGGTGGCGCGGAACTGA
- the murD gene encoding UDP-N-acetylmuramoyl-L-alanine--D-glutamate ligase: MANFDEYHSFLVVGLARSGVAVSALLASHGHAVSVYDDDPQAMARFADSEVARDFKQRVVTLSRQDAAVAATRSDCVVVSPGVPMEHPLIVAARGAGVPVIGEIEAAWHYTRARIVGVTGTNGKSTTVGVIGEILAAAGDDVVVAGNVGTPLADVLRERDPHTLVLELSSFQLDTIDQFRVDVAVLLNVTPDHLDRYQRSMAKYAASKARILNRAGEETWYVYNAEDAAAVRIASGHRGPVVPFSSMRSLDRGVFFDGGAVVRVWDGQRVEVIRRGEFTPAGIHNLENALAAIAAVIPLGVDLASIRSALRAYRALPHRMEMVRVVDGVAYINDSKATNVDAAIKSLMSVEGPVVVILGGRDKDGDFAALVPQLGRVKRAVLIGEASTAIRAALTGHCEMADAGDMRDAVNTARAATAPGDTVLLAPACASFDMFKNYQDRGETFRACVNAL, from the coding sequence ATGGCGAACTTCGACGAATATCATAGCTTTCTCGTGGTCGGGCTGGCGCGCAGCGGTGTCGCGGTGAGCGCACTGCTGGCTTCTCACGGGCACGCGGTGTCGGTCTACGACGATGACCCGCAGGCCATGGCACGCTTTGCAGATTCCGAAGTGGCCCGGGATTTCAAGCAACGCGTTGTGACCCTGTCGCGGCAGGACGCGGCTGTCGCCGCCACGCGCAGCGACTGTGTCGTGGTCAGCCCCGGCGTGCCGATGGAGCACCCGCTCATCGTGGCGGCGCGCGGCGCGGGCGTTCCCGTCATTGGCGAGATCGAAGCAGCCTGGCACTACACGCGGGCGCGCATCGTGGGCGTGACGGGCACCAACGGCAAGTCGACCACGGTGGGTGTGATCGGTGAGATCCTCGCCGCCGCGGGTGACGACGTGGTGGTGGCCGGAAACGTGGGCACGCCGCTGGCGGATGTGCTGCGCGAGCGCGATCCGCACACGCTGGTGCTGGAGCTCTCCAGCTTCCAGCTGGACACCATCGACCAGTTTCGTGTGGACGTCGCCGTGCTGCTCAATGTGACGCCGGACCACCTGGATCGCTACCAGCGTTCCATGGCGAAGTACGCGGCGTCCAAGGCGCGCATCCTCAACCGTGCTGGCGAGGAGACATGGTACGTGTATAACGCCGAGGATGCGGCCGCGGTGCGTATCGCGAGCGGCCATCGTGGTCCGGTCGTACCCTTCAGTTCCATGCGCTCGCTGGACCGCGGCGTCTTCTTCGACGGCGGGGCGGTGGTGCGGGTGTGGGACGGCCAGCGTGTGGAGGTCATCCGCCGCGGCGAGTTCACCCCGGCCGGAATCCACAACCTCGAGAACGCCCTGGCGGCGATCGCCGCGGTGATCCCGCTGGGCGTCGACCTGGCGTCCATACGCAGCGCGTTGCGGGCCTATCGCGCGCTGCCGCATCGGATGGAAATGGTGCGGGTGGTGGACGGCGTGGCTTACATCAACGACTCCAAGGCCACCAACGTGGATGCGGCCATCAAGAGCCTGATGAGCGTGGAGGGTCCGGTGGTGGTGATCCTCGGCGGTCGCGACAAGGACGGCGACTTTGCCGCACTCGTCCCGCAGCTGGGGCGGGTGAAACGCGCGGTTCTGATCGGCGAGGCGAGCACCGCCATCCGCGCCGCACTGACCGGGCACTGTGAAATGGCGGATGCGGGTGACATGCGCGATGCGGTGAACACCGCCCGTGCAGCGACCGCGCCCGGCGACACGGTACTGCTGGCGCCGGCGTGCGCCAGCTTCGACATGTTCAAGAACTACCAGGACCGTGGGGAAACGTTTCGCGCGTGCGTGAACGCGCTCTAG
- a CDS encoding UDP-N-acetylmuramoyl-L-alanyl-D-glutamate--2,6-diaminopimelate ligase — protein sequence MTGKNDAHTMTLGSLIDALGVLVLTPLDGGTRTLVVRGIAVDSRKVQDGDLFVAVPGTAVDGHAFIGDALARGAVAVVAERPVSSLGVPCVVVESSARALALLSARFHGDAAADLRLCGVTGTNGKTSTAHLVRSIMMAAGRRMGIIGTLGHGVDTLVRDPHTTPDALTLHSWFRVMRDQHCFGVVMEVSSHAVRQHRTWGLDFEVGILTNVTHDHLDFHGSMGDYKSAKAEFCNSLVDPGRRKPAGTLVFWIDDANAREIGAAFRGRKIAVGTGDDADVRVRDMDVSIHATRFTLLLPGGGEIRPDMKLLGGFVPANAALAAVACMQMGATPEQARAGLEAVAHIPGRFEALGGGGRPVVVIDYAHTPDGFERVLETCRGLKPRRLVAVFGCGGDRDQAKRPVMGALAERFCDRIYLTTDNPRSERAETIVEDVLGGIENRTRVVVEPDRARAIAAALAASGPDDVVALLGKGHEEYQIIGTKKIPYSERAEAEEALAQWRAR from the coding sequence ATGACCGGGAAGAACGACGCGCACACGATGACTCTGGGATCGTTGATCGACGCCCTGGGTGTGCTGGTGCTGACCCCGCTGGACGGCGGCACGCGCACCCTGGTCGTGCGAGGCATCGCAGTCGATTCGCGCAAGGTGCAGGACGGCGATCTGTTCGTTGCGGTGCCCGGTACCGCGGTGGACGGGCACGCGTTCATCGGTGACGCGCTGGCGCGCGGGGCGGTTGCCGTGGTTGCCGAGCGCCCGGTTTCGTCCCTTGGAGTTCCCTGTGTGGTGGTGGAGAGTTCCGCGCGCGCGCTGGCCCTGCTGTCCGCGCGTTTCCACGGGGACGCGGCCGCGGATCTGCGCCTGTGCGGCGTCACCGGGACCAACGGCAAGACGTCCACCGCCCACCTGGTCCGTTCCATCATGATGGCGGCCGGGCGGCGCATGGGGATCATCGGAACGCTGGGACACGGCGTCGACACGCTGGTGCGCGATCCGCACACCACGCCCGACGCCCTTACGTTGCACTCCTGGTTCCGCGTCATGCGGGACCAGCACTGTTTCGGGGTGGTCATGGAGGTCAGTTCTCATGCCGTGCGGCAACATCGAACATGGGGATTGGACTTCGAGGTCGGGATACTTACGAATGTCACTCACGACCACCTCGATTTTCACGGAAGCATGGGCGACTACAAGTCCGCGAAGGCTGAGTTCTGCAACTCGCTCGTGGACCCCGGCCGGCGCAAGCCCGCCGGGACGCTCGTGTTCTGGATTGACGACGCCAACGCGCGCGAAATCGGCGCCGCGTTTCGCGGCCGCAAGATTGCGGTCGGCACCGGCGACGACGCCGACGTGCGCGTACGCGATATGGACGTCTCCATACACGCGACGCGTTTCACCCTGTTGTTGCCCGGCGGTGGGGAAATACGCCCCGATATGAAGCTGCTGGGCGGATTCGTGCCCGCCAACGCGGCGCTCGCGGCGGTCGCCTGCATGCAGATGGGGGCGACCCCGGAGCAGGCGCGTGCGGGACTGGAGGCGGTCGCGCATATCCCGGGACGGTTCGAAGCGCTGGGGGGCGGCGGGCGCCCCGTGGTCGTGATCGACTATGCGCACACACCGGACGGGTTCGAGCGGGTGCTGGAGACATGTCGCGGCCTCAAGCCCCGGCGCCTGGTGGCGGTTTTTGGATGCGGTGGCGACCGCGACCAGGCCAAGCGGCCCGTGATGGGCGCGCTGGCGGAACGTTTCTGCGACCGGATCTATCTCACCACCGACAACCCGCGTTCGGAACGCGCCGAGACGATCGTCGAAGACGTGCTGGGCGGGATTGAGAATCGCACCCGCGTGGTCGTCGAACCCGACCGCGCGCGGGCCATCGCCGCCGCTCTCGCCGCCAGCGGCCCCGACGACGTGGTGGCGCTGCTCGGCAAGGGTCACGAGGAATACCAGATCATCGGAACGAAGAAGATCCCCTACAGCGAACGCGCTGAGGCGGAGGAGGCGCTGGCGCAATGGCGTGCGCGGTGA
- the mraY gene encoding phospho-N-acetylmuramoyl-pentapeptide-transferase produces the protein MLYHLLYPLHTEISAFNVFRYITFRSAYAMVTALLISFVLGPALIRLLRRTQMFQVIRQEGPQTHHAKAGTPTMGGLLILTAILVPALLWCNLTNRYVQIALITTVWTGALGFFDDYLRVVKRRPKGLVGRYKLIGQMTLGLALGAFLYWNPVARDAGTLTSIPFAKGLFINFGLFFILLVALVVTATSNAVNLADGVDGLAIGLSAFCFFAFAGLAYVSGHRVFSDYLNIMYLEGSGELAVYCMAAVGASLGFLWYNAHPAEVFMGDTGSLSLGGTLGAIAVLLKRELLLVIIGGLFVAEALSVIMQVVSFKLTGKRVFKMAPLHHHFELSGWHENKVVVRFWIAGALLALLSLSTLKLQ, from the coding sequence ATGCTGTACCACCTGCTGTATCCGCTGCATACCGAGATCTCGGCGTTCAACGTCTTCCGCTACATCACGTTCCGTTCCGCCTACGCCATGGTCACGGCATTGCTCATCAGTTTCGTGCTGGGGCCCGCGCTCATCCGCCTGCTGCGGCGCACACAGATGTTCCAGGTGATCCGTCAGGAGGGACCGCAGACACACCACGCCAAGGCGGGCACACCCACCATGGGCGGGCTGCTCATTCTGACCGCGATCCTGGTTCCGGCGCTGCTGTGGTGCAACCTCACCAACCGCTATGTGCAGATAGCGCTCATCACCACCGTGTGGACCGGCGCGCTGGGGTTCTTCGACGACTACCTGCGCGTGGTGAAGCGGCGCCCCAAAGGACTGGTGGGGCGTTACAAGCTGATCGGGCAGATGACGCTGGGCCTGGCGCTGGGCGCCTTTCTGTACTGGAATCCGGTGGCACGCGACGCGGGCACGCTCACCAGCATTCCGTTTGCCAAGGGACTGTTCATCAACTTCGGGTTGTTCTTCATCTTGCTGGTTGCGCTGGTGGTGACGGCCACCAGCAACGCGGTGAACCTGGCCGACGGCGTGGACGGGCTCGCCATCGGGCTCTCCGCTTTCTGCTTCTTCGCCTTCGCGGGGCTGGCGTACGTGAGCGGCCACCGCGTGTTCTCAGACTACCTGAACATCATGTACCTGGAGGGAAGCGGTGAGCTGGCGGTCTACTGCATGGCGGCGGTGGGCGCCTCACTTGGTTTCCTGTGGTACAACGCGCATCCCGCGGAAGTGTTCATGGGCGACACCGGCTCGTTGTCGCTGGGCGGCACCCTGGGTGCCATCGCGGTGCTGCTCAAGCGCGAGCTTCTGCTCGTCATCATTGGCGGGTTGTTCGTTGCCGAGGCGCTGAGCGTGATCATGCAGGTCGTCTCCTTCAAGCTGACCGGCAAACGGGTGTTCAAGATGGCGCCGTTGCACCATCACTTCGAACTGTCCGGATGGCACGAGAACAAGGTTGTGGTGCGTTTCTGGATTGCCGGTGCGTTGCTGGCGCTGCTGAGTCTGAGCACACTGAAACTCCAGTAG
- a CDS encoding class I SAM-dependent methyltransferase — MSFTLPDIAVPPELAPDEMPDLLRHWYLGPRARRHMMLRRFAEVDGRLGASAGERVLDVGSAWGFNVMALNRLGLRAVGVDLVPDQFPVGARIAAHNGVAFDVAGADASALPFPDGRFDRITMVETFEHIFEEDRPHALAECLRVLRPGGTMVLSTPNHASAVERFKRVAVRHGWIRGRLPSMCLPDAGSARDEYHPYRYHNPLPARDIAALLHSAGFEVTGTAYFLFTLKNTPDSLFGAWSALERGLERTPLLRGVAATVCVVARRPR; from the coding sequence GTGAGCTTCACGCTCCCGGACATTGCAGTACCGCCGGAACTCGCTCCGGATGAGATGCCGGATCTCCTGCGCCACTGGTACCTGGGTCCACGCGCGCGCCGGCACATGATGCTGCGCCGCTTCGCGGAGGTGGACGGGCGTCTGGGTGCGTCTGCGGGAGAGCGCGTGCTCGACGTTGGATCCGCCTGGGGGTTCAATGTCATGGCGCTCAACCGACTGGGTCTGCGCGCCGTCGGTGTGGACCTGGTGCCCGACCAGTTCCCGGTGGGGGCGAGAATCGCGGCGCACAACGGGGTGGCGTTCGACGTTGCCGGTGCCGACGCGTCGGCGCTGCCGTTTCCGGATGGGCGCTTCGATCGCATCACCATGGTCGAGACCTTCGAACACATTTTCGAGGAGGATCGTCCGCACGCCCTGGCGGAATGCCTGCGCGTGCTGCGCCCGGGCGGGACGATGGTTCTCTCCACACCCAACCACGCCAGTGCGGTGGAGCGGTTCAAGCGCGTGGCCGTGCGCCACGGCTGGATACGCGGACGCCTGCCATCCATGTGCCTGCCCGACGCGGGCAGCGCGCGCGACGAGTACCACCCCTACCGCTATCACAACCCGCTTCCCGCGCGCGACATCGCGGCACTGTTGCACAGCGCGGGATTCGAGGTGACGGGAACGGCCTACTTCCTCTTCACCCTCAAGAACACGCCGGACTCGCTCTTCGGCGCGTGGTCCGCGCTGGAGCGCGGTCTCGAACGAACCCCGCTGCTGCGCGGCGTGGCCGCCACCGTCTGTGTGGTGGCCCGCCGCCCCCGCTAG
- the rsmH gene encoding 16S rRNA (cytosine(1402)-N(4))-methyltransferase RsmH, which yields MLHVPVMTEEVVRYLLHDRSRVVVDGTVGFGGHAEAILRASAGVRVIGIDRDPVAIESTARRLSRFSDRLTLVQGHYSDLEGALAGVGMVDGILLDLGISSPQIDDARRGFAHGASGPLDMRMGGDGETAADLLHRSGIDEIARLLKEYGEVRQPRRVARAIRAAADRDELRTTADLRAAVVAVLGRSVAPGELSRVFQAVRIAVNSELDHLRRLLDRAPAVLRPGGRLVVLSYHSLEDRMVKEFMRDAASACVCPPSVPVCVCGRKPSLHILTRRAVRAGDAETASNPRARSALLRAAEKIDRERAS from the coding sequence ATGCTGCACGTCCCGGTGATGACCGAAGAGGTGGTGCGCTACCTCCTGCACGACCGCTCGCGCGTGGTGGTGGACGGCACCGTGGGCTTCGGCGGCCATGCGGAGGCAATCCTGCGCGCCAGCGCCGGCGTGCGTGTGATCGGCATCGATCGCGATCCGGTGGCCATCGAGAGCACCGCGCGGCGTCTCAGCCGCTTCTCGGACCGCTTGACCCTCGTGCAGGGGCACTACTCGGATCTGGAGGGGGCGCTCGCGGGGGTGGGGATGGTGGACGGGATCCTGCTGGATCTGGGCATCTCCAGCCCGCAGATAGACGATGCCCGACGCGGGTTCGCGCACGGGGCCAGCGGTCCGCTGGACATGCGCATGGGAGGCGACGGTGAGACCGCGGCCGATCTGCTGCACCGCTCCGGCATTGATGAAATTGCACGACTGCTCAAGGAATACGGCGAGGTCCGGCAGCCGCGTCGTGTAGCTCGCGCGATCCGCGCCGCCGCGGATCGCGACGAGCTGCGAACCACCGCCGATCTGCGCGCGGCCGTGGTCGCGGTGCTGGGGCGCAGCGTCGCCCCGGGCGAACTGTCACGCGTGTTTCAGGCGGTGCGCATCGCCGTGAACAGCGAGCTGGACCATCTGCGCCGCCTTCTCGACCGCGCCCCGGCCGTGCTGCGACCCGGCGGGCGCCTGGTGGTGTTGAGCTACCACTCGCTCGAGGATCGAATGGTCAAGGAGTTCATGCGCGACGCGGCCAGTGCATGCGTGTGCCCGCCCAGCGTGCCGGTGTGCGTGTGCGGCCGCAAGCCGTCGCTGCACATCCTCACACGCCGCGCGGTGCGCGCGGGCGATGCGGAGACTGCAAGCAACCCGCGGGCTCGGAGTGCGCTGCTGCGCGCGGCAGAGAAGATCGACCGGGAGCGTGCGTCGTGA